Within the Salvia hispanica cultivar TCC Black 2014 chromosome 4, UniMelb_Shisp_WGS_1.0, whole genome shotgun sequence genome, the region ttttatgtaaaaatatactcGGGTTTATTATACGgagtaattaaactattgGAGTAATTACATTAGTGCGTTTGAGAATAATTTCCggtttattataattaaactatttacaagACTTCAATGCTGTAGAGTTCATAATAAAACTATCAATTAATCGGGTTTGAAATGAGTGTATTTTCCCAAAACAAATCATCAATTAGCTAGaattatagaattaattcaTGACGCAACTATCTATCTCTCTTAAACCATAATCATTGATTAATGTATCAAATAAGGTCGCTATTCATAGGAATAGGTTCCATTCCATCGTTACTTTTATACTATAGGCTCCATGTATATATATCCAAACTAAAGTGAAATCACATTCTAAGATACTCAAATTGGAATTAGCCAAGGAAAAATTCAATTTGCATCAAATAATATTGTCTAAAGGTTCGAAATGATTGCATTGAATGTACAAATTTGTTCTTCATCCATTTGAGAGTGCATTTAGTccgaaaaaatagaaaaagtagGTAGGATCTTAAAATGTGCAATAAGTATATAGAGTATACATactgaaaatgatattttataagtatagataccaaaaaaatatgcatCAATGAAAGTATAGATtctaaatttgtaatttactcTAAAAAAATGCTTGATTGTCTAAAACATGCTATATAACAAGCAATTTTTTATACAACAGAACCCTATCATACTGAAAAAACATTTggaacttttaatttatttttatgcacGTTTCATTACATCAAAAATCTTTTGTGGTAAAGATGTGCATATGTGTGCTAAGtattatctaaatttataagttttaaatgtaaaatgaagaacaaagagaATGATATAAATAAGTTTGCTATGAAATCTAAAGATGTTGACCACAAGTCACAACTAAGTTTGAGGATGACAATTTGTGCAATTTTTCTAATAAGTAAACATGTTTAGTGACATCGACGTAATAATAGACAAACAGTTTTTATCAAACACATTTACCTTATTGCAAATGCATGATCACATGTTTTGAAAGGGACATGGTCATCGATCACCACTATAATTCGAACGTTTATCATTAGTAActaaatttgtgtatttattatatatgtacaatgttaaaattaatatctagatcattttgtttttttagagGTCGGCgtctatttttttgttcatgAATATACATATTGGTTGGTGGAGCTATATATATGGTGGGCTGGGGCACATTAATCAcccaacaattaaaaatttttaaaggaGAAATTTAGTAATTACACATGTTTATATGtttaatcaaatattattatatttacttaaatttgAGAATAGTTTCAacttatattctttttatagtttatttcTTGTATTCAAAATAGCGTTGCTtttgttgaaataaaaaaataaaatctagatataTGTGATATAAAATACATCTAGAAATGATCCAACTCTAGATGTTATGTCGTAAATTCTCTAGAATGGTAGACTAGAATAACTAGATAATTATTTAGGAAAAatggaatataaaataaattattatggtAACGTTCTATTATAAGATCAATaagatttataaaaaaaagggttagggttgaaactTTTATTTGTTGGGATTGACCGAATAGCCGAAAAAAGTCATAATTCGATGACCCTAAACCGTAAATGGACTACACGCTCCACGTTTCATAAGTTGGTCGATGACCCAAAAAATTTATAgggatataattgaaaatttatatccaaaaaaaatgataaccCAAATTATGTTAAAACCGAATAGCCCACAACTGATTGGTTGGCCAAATTAACCCGCTGAGTTAATTCTCATTATatataagtaaaaatatattttaattcaatcaaatttgaaaaccatactcattttttttacttttacactttttatgaaatatgtaaaattttaaaataatcactaTTTaagtaaaacataaattttatcacTAAATGAGTTACATATTTAATTCGAATTGAAGTAATTACTCATTTATTCCagatataaaatgattaatataatatagtagtattattacttaaaaaataataatatacgGAGTAAAATTTTTTGAGCCCGATTGACTTGATGGCTTAGCCTAAAACCTTAAGGGATTGAATTTGGATTTAAAGTTTATAAGATAGAAAATTTCGTCAGAACCCAAATGGTCCGAGAATTCGAGTAGGTTAACTCGACTGGgacctatatatattaaagtgaaattaattttgtatcgctactttttcacaaaatcaaatcatttcTCAAAAGTCCTCGAGAATTAAAGCGAGTATTTAAATAGGGAGTGCGAGTTATAATTGTgctttatttcattatttatatgcTCTACTAGAGGTGAAGCGCATTTTAATTACTAAGATATTTTCTCCTTTATTtcactacatatttaaattggaGTCATTATTgtctataataataattgaatgtaTATGGGCCAATGGATCCAAATCATGACAAAAGCATCAACAacactaataaataattggagaTATTCCATTTACGCAAATGCTAATCAAtcttatgaattaaaaatacaagaaaGAACAaccactaatttttattttattttttaaatccaaatcTTAAAAAACACCAACCAAGAACACGTTGACCAATTTTGCTGTGgttcacaatttttttcatcaataatCAAACATCTCCGCCATGATTGGGTGGTGGCTCAGCCCCACCGAGTTCCACGGCGCGCCATCGCCAACCTGAAACTCCTCCGACTGAAACATGCATCCGCCGACGGCAGCGGCTGCGGCGCTAACCGAACCGATGCAGCTCAATATCTCATTGAGAGATCCGAGCCTATGCGTCAGCTCCATCATCTGCGCCGCCAGCACCGAGTTCTCCGCCTCCACACTCACGCAGCGCTCCGCGGTGGCGCCGATGCTGCTCCGGATCATCGCGTTCTCCTTCCTCAGCTGCGCCGCCTGCGCCATCAGATCGTCGAGGTGCTTCTGCTTCCGCATCCGCGACCGCCGCGCCGATTCGCGGTTCGATTGCATCCGCTTGCGCTTCCTCTGGTCCATCACCGGCGGCGAATCCGACGAAGTCACGCTCGATGTCGccattaatgaattaattgaagtgattgtgtgtgtttttggaTCAATTGAAGAATTAATCGTGTGTATTTGTATAAGGAGAGAGAGGGGATAAATTAGGGTTTGCGAATTGGGGGAAAAGTTTATGAGAAAACGTAGAACCAGTAGAGGAAGACGACGGAGAAGGATTGGACGAGATGGGTGCCGCGGCGGAGGGAGGAACTGATCATAAAACCGGACCGGAGAAGTTCGCTCAGAACGGGAGACATGGATGAATCTGGAACATCAACGGCGGTTTCTGCAACATTCAATGATTTTTTGGTGAAGTTTTGGGGTTTGTGAGGTATGAATTGAAAAACaagtggagtatttatttttggcaagATTGTATCGGAAAAATATGTGTGGTTGTTATGTAATTAACCAGAGAAACGAGGCGATAATAGAAAAACGGAAAAGAgagggaaaattaaattggaaaGCTGTGGGTGAGAGAAGTGGAAGAGAAGGGGCTTTGGAGAAGGGGCTTTGGAGAAGGGTGAGGGGTTTGATTTATAGGAAAATGGTGGGATATTACTACTTaccaataaagaaaaagggaTTTTGGAAAATAGGAGAAATGCGTGGTTAGCCATCCTAATGGGCTCAACCGGAATCGGTATCCAAATTCTATTACTTTGGTTCGGATCCAGAATTTTTCATTGATAAGCAGGAACATTCgattaaaaatactactatcaaaattgacaaaaatcgAAATAGCTAGTTATGTGTTCAATATCAAAACTATGAATTTACTTGTCGGATCCAAAGTTTCAATTTCAACACTGTAATCGTCTTATAATATATGGACTGAATTGAAATAGATTATACCGATTctgaaaattttggaattataaTTGTTAGTTAACCGTTTGTTTGATAAAAATCAGGTGATTCGTGAAAGTTTAAAGtgaaattcttgaaaataaaagtataatcAAAATCGGGCTAGGAAGTGGcagatttaaattaaaataagaacgTGGGGTATGGATTCATTTGAAGAATGGTTGGGGATGAGGCATGTGGGGTGGAAATATGATGCCATAAACGTACAAGGCCAGCTGTGTGGAGCAAAATACGGTCACTGTGTCATCTATTTTTATCACGCAAATCGATGCATGATTGAACCCCATTTCTCAATAAAGTGCTTATTACCTTCACCCCCAC harbors:
- the LOC125218499 gene encoding bZIP transcription factor 44-like, with amino-acid sequence MATSSVTSSDSPPVMDQRKRKRMQSNRESARRSRMRKQKHLDDLMAQAAQLRKENAMIRSSIGATAERCVSVEAENSVLAAQMMELTHRLGSLNEILSCIGSVSAAAAAVGGCMFQSEEFQVGDGAPWNSVGLSHHPIMAEMFDY